TGAGGCTGAATAAACTCCTGGCCGCTGTCCTCGCCACCGTCTCAGCCCTCAGGCTCATACCCTGGTTTGTAAACAATGCTGTTTACTCAACTGATACATGGCCCTTGCTGAGGCTGGCCGCTCTGCTGGAGGCTGAGCCCGGGGTGAGAATGCTCGAGCTTGCCACGCACCATGCTAAATATCCTTCAGCAGTTGTTTCATCGCTAACGTACACGCTTGTGACAGGGGTAGACCTTTACTCCTTCTACGCTTTCATAGGAGCCCCCTTGCTCTCGCTCGCGCTAGGAATCCTCTTCTACGCTCTGCTTAGAAGGTTTTTCCAACCCTTGGCAAGCAGTCTCGGAGCCCTAGCACTGGCTATCTACCCTTCCTTCACACTGTTCACCAGTGCCTACTTGAAAGAGGTTTACGCGCACCCGGTCGCGCTGACCCTGCTACTCCTAATGGCTGTCGGAGGGGGTAAAAGTAGGTGGCTCGGTATTGCCACCGCATGCATGGGGCTCGTTCTCAGCCACCCGCTAACCTCACTGATCACGCTGGCATATCTTACAACGCTAATGTACGTAAGAGTTGTGGACGCGTTGAAAAATCCCGGGCTGGAAGGGCTCAGGGCTTACTCAAGCACTATATATGCTACCGCACTACTGGGCGTGGCCTGCGCGGTGTTTGCCTGGCGGATCGGGATGCCGGTGCCGCTTAACCCAGAGACCACGGCAATGCTTGTAGCCTACGGGCTGGTTTTCTATGCTTCCTACCTCGTCCTCTTCAGCATTAGGCATGATGGTTTAATAGCCATGCTAACCCCCAGCCTCCTGGTTTTCGAGCTCATCTCCCACCAGTACTCGGTCTTCACGGAGGCTTTGAAAAACACCCTTTGGCTCCTGCTCTACGCTACCCCTCTAGCCTTCCTAGCGGCCACGCCGCGCAAGAGCGGGAGAGGTGAGCCAGCACCCCTGAGCCCTGTGCCAGCAGTTCTACCAGTCGCTGCCACCGTGCTCTATGTTTCAGCCCACGCAGGGTTCGCCGCCTCCATAGTCCACAGATTTCTAAACTACCTCGTCTACCCTGTAGGGCTCGGCTTGGCGAAAGCCTCAAAGACGAGGCCTTTTGCAACATGTCTCCTAGCTATAGTGCTACTAGCATCGTCAACCATGCTTGTCTACGAGGCTTCAACAGGCGGGGACTCGCTCACCTTCTACTGGAGGTACACTGTGATGGATTTAGAGCTGAAGAGCTTTGTTGAAGCACACTCCTCCAGCCGCCTCCTGGGGAGCGCTAAATACTGGTATATGCTGGGCGAGGAGCACGCCTCCATAGACCTCGGGCTGGTAGCGGCCCTCGCGGACGAGGGGTTGGGCAGGAGGCTACTAGTGTTCAGCACGGAGGAGCTCCGCTACGGCTTCCCAGTAAGCCCTCTGCACTACGTTAAGCCATGCTTCAGCATGCAAGCTATCAGGGGCCTCGTCTACAGCAACAGCTACTCTTTCATAGGGGTTTTGTAAACCCGGCTGAAAACTACCTCGCTGAGCCAGGCGCTGAAGAAGCCCCGGCTTCCGTTGGGGAAGCTGGTGGGGGTGAAAAAGAATAAGGCGTGATGGGTTTTGCCTTAGCCCGGTGAGCATTTCTCGATTATTCTCCGAGCCCTTTCAACAGCATTCGCCAGGAAGCCCTCCCTGCTCGGCTCATAGGACCTCTTTCCGGCTGCTTCCAGGAACTCCTCGGCCTCGCCGCAGATTTCACGTAGCTGGCGGGCCCTGTGGTTCTCATCCAGCGGTTTCTCACCCTGGAGCTTAGGGCTGCCCTCCATGAATCCTTCTGCGAAGTACCAGTTCTTGAACCATGTGAAGCCGTTTTCAAGGAGCATGTAGCCTAGGCGTGTTAGGGGCGGGGGGACGCCTGCTTCGAGAGCCTTGTATGTTTCATCATCATAAACGTACTCGATAAACATCTTCTCCCCTGGGGAGAGCTGGCTTGCTAAGCACTTGACCAGGCTCTCCTCCTCTGGCGAGTTCACGTAGACGTATCTAAACTTTTTAACATAGACCTCGGGGAGGATGTGGAATATTTCAACCCATCCCCGGTAGAAGGGAGGTCTACCGTTGAACTTCTTCACAGCCAGCAGCCTAACCCAGGTCTCCCCCAGCCCCAGGTATACCTCGTGGTTAACCTCCTCGGGAAACCTCCCCTTTCTAGCCACTATCCTAGTTTCGAAGGGTTTCAGGGTTTTGAAAACCTCTAAGCAGTCCAAGCCTTCCCCAGCCACTTTCTACCTCCCCTGCGTCCCCGAAACCCTTACTATGAACTCCTTGAACATTTTCTCGAAAGCCTCCTGGCTCAGCACAGGCTTCCCGGCTGACTCTATAGGCGTGTTAGAGGGGTTTTGAACCGGGTATTTCCTCAGCCTCTCGCCAAGCCTCTCCTCAAAGGTTGACACGTGCGGGTTGACGTAGAACACTCCTACCGGTATTCTATCACCCCATTCAAGGCTCTTCTCAACAGCCCGCATCAGCTTAACACTGGCTTCCTCGGATGTTTTCACAACAGGGTCCCATCCAGGATCGCTTTCAAGCTTGTAGACTGCTTTCCTGTAGAAGTCAGCAGTGTACACGTCGTTGAATGTTATACAGGGCTGTAGGACATCTATGAACGCTGCCCCGCGGTGTTGAACAGCCATTTTGATCAAGTTCTTTAAGTACGCTCCGTCGAAAGCGTAGCCTCTTGCAACGAACGTGTAGCCTGATGAGAGGGCGAGGAGAACCGGGTTAACCGGTTGCTGAATATTCGGCTTAGCCAGCGACTTCGTCCTGGCTTTCAAAGGCAGTGTTGGCGAGGCCTGCCCCTTGGTTAAACCGTAGACGCCGTTGTCGTGTAGTATTACCGTTACGTCGATATTCCTCCTCCCCAGGGCTACGAAGTGCCCTGCGCCTATGCCCAGCAGGTCTCCATCACCCCCGTGGACAATAACCTTCAGCCCGGGGTTGGCCAGCTTAATCCCTGTTGCGAAAGGTATTGCCCTCCCGTGGAGAGTGTGGACGCCGTTGACGTTGACGAAGTGGGGTGTTTTACCCGAGCACCCGATGCCTGAGACTATTACTGTTTGCGAAGGATCAAGGCTCAGCTCCTCCAGGGCTTTCAACAGCGCTGTCAGTATTCCGAAGTTCCCGCAACCGGGGCACCAGTCAGGCCAGACGTTGGACTTGTAGCTCCACCTAGGCTCCATAAGTCAACACCACCCTTTCCCTCCTGCCTGAAACAATCTCCTCCAAACCCTTGACCAGCTCGTCAAGCATGATCGGCCTCCCAGTGTACTTTGAAACACGTTTAACAATCCTCCTCCCAGTGCTCATTGAAACCAGCTCGGCAATGTTCACGCCGTAGCTGTGCTCGACAGCCAGGATCCTTGAGTCGGGTAGCCCACTGGTTATTTTCAGGAATTCCTCAGATGGGAATGGCCATAGGAGTTTAACATCGAGGTAGGCCATCCTCAGCCCCTTCTCCGAGAAGTACTCGATCGCGTCCAGCACCACTCCTTTAACCGAGCCCCACCCTACCACAAGGTAGTCTGGGCTACCCGGCCCGTGAAGCCTCAGCTTCCTCTCCAGCGGCAGTTCTCTCTGAATAAGGTTGAGCTTCTCAATCCTTTTCGAATACATCTTAACCCTGATCTCAGGGTCCTCCGCGATATGCCCGTGCTCGTCGTGCTCGTCGCCCGTGTACCACATCACGGTGTCCCTTGCCCCGATGAATGCTCTAGGGGAGATCAGAGACTCCAGGCTGAACCTTTTATAGCCGGGGCCTCCCTTAGCTAAAACACCTCTCTCAATCCCGACCCCTCCGAGATCGGGTACGGGCATCACGGCGACAGTGTTAGCCAGGAACTTGTCGAGCAAGTGTATCACGGGCACCTGGTATTTCTCAGCAATGTTAAAGGCTTCGATAGTGTCGTAGAAAGCTTCGAGATGGTCGCTGGAGGATAAGACTACTCTAGCGAACTCCCCGTGCCCTGCGAAAACAGCGTTGAAAAGGTCGCTCTGGCTTCCACGGGTTGGCTGCCCGGTGCTGGGGCCTCCCCTCTGGTAGTATGTTATGACCAGGGGGACCTCGTTCATGCCTGCCCAGGATAATCCTTCAACCATTAGGTCGAAGCCTGGGCCGCTGGTGGTTGTGGAAGCCCTAGCCCCTGTTAAAGCCGCGCCGATAGCCGAGTTCACCGCTGCTATCTCATCCTCAGTCTGCACAACCACTACTGAGCCTACCACCTCCCCGGTCTCATCCACTATGTTGTCGTACCTCTCAAGAAGGAAGCTCTCGTCTGCAGCAGGGGTTATAGGGTAGTAGCTCTGATACCTAACCCCTGCCACGATCTTGGCGATAGCCACTACGTCATTGCCTGTTACAACCATTGCCTTCTCCATGGAGAATCCTGGTTCATCCAGCCTCACAGCCCCGTAGTGATTGCTTAAAGCATCCCTCACCAGCCTGTAGAGCGCGGTGTTCTGCTCGACAAGGTGCTTCCTCTCCCCGAACTGTTGCTCAAAGCCTTGCACAACAGCTTCCTCGCTCAGACCTAGGACAAC
This region of Thermosphaera aggregans genomic DNA includes:
- a CDS encoding 2-oxoacid:ferredoxin oxidoreductase subunit alpha — its product is MGGSLKEVGILLGGPQGSGIETSMWILSRVLVSKGYGVIADREYFSNITGRHSYIQMLASSVKPPRSLKYPVEILASMDAETVFTHFTDISEGGILIYDVNTSSRRIDEIPSMEDATRERVARILSDKNVEPSVESVVKYLERDKRILPLGLDFSALLKTLSEQYRIDARALSRFLSGIIVSSVAVVLGLSEEAVVQGFEQQFGERKHLVEQNTALYRLVRDALSNHYGAVRLDEPGFSMEKAMVVTGNDVVAIAKIVAGVRYQSYYPITPAADESFLLERYDNIVDETGEVVGSVVVVQTEDEIAAVNSAIGAALTGARASTTTSGPGFDLMVEGLSWAGMNEVPLVITYYQRGGPSTGQPTRGSQSDLFNAVFAGHGEFARVVLSSSDHLEAFYDTIEAFNIAEKYQVPVIHLLDKFLANTVAVMPVPDLGGVGIERGVLAKGGPGYKRFSLESLISPRAFIGARDTVMWYTGDEHDEHGHIAEDPEIRVKMYSKRIEKLNLIQRELPLERKLRLHGPGSPDYLVVGWGSVKGVVLDAIEYFSEKGLRMAYLDVKLLWPFPSEEFLKITSGLPDSRILAVEHSYGVNIAELVSMSTGRRIVKRVSKYTGRPIMLDELVKGLEEIVSGRRERVVLTYGA
- a CDS encoding 2-oxoacid:ferredoxin oxidoreductase subunit beta, with translation MEPRWSYKSNVWPDWCPGCGNFGILTALLKALEELSLDPSQTVIVSGIGCSGKTPHFVNVNGVHTLHGRAIPFATGIKLANPGLKVIVHGGDGDLLGIGAGHFVALGRRNIDVTVILHDNGVYGLTKGQASPTLPLKARTKSLAKPNIQQPVNPVLLALSSGYTFVARGYAFDGAYLKNLIKMAVQHRGAAFIDVLQPCITFNDVYTADFYRKAVYKLESDPGWDPVVKTSEEASVKLMRAVEKSLEWGDRIPVGVFYVNPHVSTFEERLGERLRKYPVQNPSNTPIESAGKPVLSQEAFEKMFKEFIVRVSGTQGR
- a CDS encoding DUF1122 family protein is translated as MAGEGLDCLEVFKTLKPFETRIVARKGRFPEEVNHEVYLGLGETWVRLLAVKKFNGRPPFYRGWVEIFHILPEVYVKKFRYVYVNSPEEESLVKCLASQLSPGEKMFIEYVYDDETYKALEAGVPPPLTRLGYMLLENGFTWFKNWYFAEGFMEGSPKLQGEKPLDENHRARQLREICGEAEEFLEAAGKRSYEPSREGFLANAVERARRIIEKCSPG